The following are from one region of the Desertibacillus haloalkaliphilus genome:
- a CDS encoding GntR family transcriptional regulator gives MSSNNLLNNNALSKTIAEHITEQIITGELAPGDKLVENIYAEEYGTSRAPVREAIYLLTIEGLVERIPRKGAVIKEYTESEIYDLLEIRNMLEDMALKRIKRYGVDVHLLNKMKQILKEMKTVEDIHLYTQLNHSYHMLLIEMSKSKTIKDMYSRLGWPLLRIQALSFKSEGNIEKSIAEHALIIKLLLEQNMTELSSVLSKHNEDVIFSVKKKLNSK, from the coding sequence ATGTCCTCAAATAACCTTTTAAATAATAATGCTTTATCCAAGACAATCGCAGAACATATTACAGAACAAATTATTACTGGTGAATTAGCACCGGGAGATAAACTAGTCGAGAATATCTATGCTGAAGAATATGGAACGAGCAGAGCCCCAGTTCGTGAAGCTATTTATTTACTTACCATTGAAGGTCTCGTGGAAAGAATCCCTCGAAAGGGTGCAGTTATAAAAGAATATACAGAAAGTGAAATTTATGACCTACTTGAGATTCGAAATATGCTTGAAGATATGGCGTTAAAACGTATCAAAAGGTATGGAGTAGACGTACATTTACTAAATAAAATGAAACAAATTCTAAAAGAAATGAAAACAGTGGAAGATATACATCTTTATACGCAATTAAATCATTCATATCACATGCTTCTCATTGAAATGAGTAAAAGTAAAACGATTAAAGATATGTATTCAAGGCTGGGTTGGCCATTATTAAGGATTCAAGCTCTTTCGTTTAAAAGTGAAGGAAACATTGAAAAATCAATTGCAGAGCATGCTCTTATCATCAAACTCTTATTAGAACAAAACATGACAGAGTTATCTTCCGTGTTATCGAAACATAATGAAGATGTTATTTTTAGCGTGAAAAAAAAGTTAAACTCCAAGTAA
- the madL gene encoding malonate transporter subunit MadL — protein MVIFGVALLAICLLVGVILGELLGLAIGIDANVGGVGLAMVMLILIVDYLKKRNKLSKPSQEGLGFWSSMYIPIVIAMSANQNVYGALDGGPLAIAAGVAAVIVSWILVPIISRGGNSRFDDEDENIDVEGGETDVRSAN, from the coding sequence ATGGTCATTTTTGGTGTAGCATTACTAGCAATTTGTTTGTTAGTTGGTGTAATTCTCGGTGAACTATTAGGTCTTGCTATCGGTATTGATGCAAATGTTGGTGGAGTAGGTTTGGCGATGGTAATGCTTATTCTTATCGTTGATTATTTAAAAAAACGGAATAAGCTAAGTAAACCTTCTCAAGAAGGTCTAGGGTTTTGGAGTTCGATGTACATCCCTATTGTAATTGCAATGTCTGCCAATCAAAATGTGTATGGCGCACTCGACGGCGGTCCACTTGCTATCGCAGCTGGGGTTGCTGCTGTTATCGTTAGTTGGATACTTGTTCCAATTATTAGTAGAGGTGGGAATTCAAGATTTGATGATGAAGACGAAAATATTGACGTAGAGGGAGGGGAAACAGATGTACGAAGCGCTAACTAA
- the madM gene encoding malonate transporter subunit MadM, whose product MYEALTNVFTSNGLIVSFAIVGITMYIAYFLSDKLTKGRLHGSAIAIILGLVLAYMGGATTGGSQGLADISIFAGIGLMGGGMLRDFAIVATAFGASFEEIKKAGVTGVLSLFIGVSASFAVGVIIALSFGYTDAVSLTTIGAGTATYIVGPVAGTALGASSEVITISIAAGLVKSIITMIGTPFIAKYIGLNNPRSAMVYGGLIGSTSGVAGGLAATDPKLVPYGAVTATFYTGLGCLLAPSILFLTTKAIFG is encoded by the coding sequence ATGTACGAAGCGCTAACTAATGTATTTACAAGTAATGGCCTTATTGTTTCCTTTGCCATTGTTGGGATCACAATGTATATTGCATACTTTCTATCTGACAAATTAACTAAAGGAAGACTTCACGGATCAGCTATAGCGATTATCCTCGGCTTAGTGCTTGCATATATGGGTGGTGCGACAACTGGAGGTTCACAAGGGTTAGCAGATATTAGCATCTTTGCTGGTATTGGCCTAATGGGTGGCGGTATGCTTCGTGATTTTGCTATTGTAGCCACTGCATTTGGAGCAAGTTTCGAAGAAATTAAAAAAGCTGGTGTAACCGGAGTTCTTTCTCTATTCATTGGTGTAAGCGCTTCCTTTGCGGTGGGGGTAATTATTGCACTCTCTTTCGGTTACACAGATGCTGTTAGTCTTACAACCATCGGAGCTGGTACTGCTACTTATATAGTCGGCCCAGTAGCAGGTACTGCCCTTGGCGCAAGTTCAGAAGTTATAACGATTAGTATCGCTGCAGGTCTTGTCAAATCAATAATAACAATGATCGGTACGCCGTTTATAGCTAAGTACATAGGGTTAAATAACCCTCGCTCAGCAATGGTTTACGGAGGATTAATCGGTTCAACCAGTGGAGTTGCTGGTGGACTTGCTGCAACAGACCCCAAATTAGTACCATACGGAGCTGTTACCGCAACATTTTATACAGGACTTGGTTGTTTACTCGCCCCATCTATATTATTTCTAACTACAAAAGCGATATTTGGATAA
- a CDS encoding methyl-accepting chemotaxis protein, which produces MEDCHFTVADKEKFIVSLPGKDLKMAIEVGDPIREGSITAVALNEKKRIVRQGNKELYGIAHMAVCTPIFENNEVVGCISIGYSQEKSEQISTMADTLAKMTDELNASAQSVSASSQEIASTNQGLSSMSNQVREEMRSIGELADFTTKVAQETNIIGLNASIQAAHAGDYGKGFGVVANEIRKMADRSSESSKTIKQQLETIQQSVESMLATIERVNGYTTEQASASEQLSSSVEKLNEMAQVLNELSKWR; this is translated from the coding sequence TTGGAGGATTGCCATTTTACCGTCGCAGATAAGGAAAAGTTTATTGTCTCTCTACCTGGTAAGGATCTAAAAATGGCGATTGAAGTAGGCGATCCTATTCGAGAAGGATCGATAACAGCTGTTGCTTTAAATGAAAAGAAGAGAATTGTACGACAAGGAAATAAAGAACTGTACGGGATTGCACATATGGCCGTATGCACTCCTATTTTTGAAAACAACGAGGTCGTTGGTTGTATATCCATCGGTTATTCTCAGGAAAAGAGTGAGCAAATTTCTACGATGGCCGATACATTAGCAAAAATGACAGATGAATTGAATGCTAGTGCACAGTCGGTATCAGCGTCCTCGCAAGAAATTGCTTCTACAAATCAAGGACTTTCGTCGATGTCTAATCAAGTAAGAGAAGAGATGAGATCGATAGGTGAGTTAGCTGATTTTACGACCAAAGTTGCTCAAGAGACTAATATAATTGGGTTGAATGCATCCATTCAAGCGGCACATGCAGGGGATTATGGAAAGGGATTCGGTGTCGTAGCCAATGAAATTCGAAAAATGGCTGATCGCTCAAGTGAATCTTCAAAAACAATTAAACAGCAACTTGAGACGATCCAGCAATCAGTTGAGTCGATGTTAGCAACCATCGAACGCGTAAATGGTTATACGACCGAACAAGCATCTGCGTCAGAACAGCTATCATCATCCGTCGAAAAATTAAATGAAATGGCTCAAGTTTTAAATGAGCTATCTAAGTGGAGATAA
- a CDS encoding RNA-guided endonuclease InsQ/TnpB family protein yields the protein MSTITAKIQIYVSDNQDESLRETTNAYRKACNWLSKHIFETKKLNQAKLNDLYYSDLRNQFGLKSQMAQSVMKTVIARYKSAKSNGHEWSLIEFKLLEYDLVWNRDYSLTKDQFSVNTLNGRIKLNYERKAMKKYFNGTWKFGTAKLVHKYKKWFLHIPMTKEYKELEFANVNHIVGIDLGINFLATTYDSQGKTTFYNGNIVKHKRGTFKDTRKQLQMRQTPSARKKIKQIGSRENRYVTDINHQITKALVDKYPRGTMFVLEELTGVRSATEKVRVKNRYVSVSWAFYQFRQMLEYKAQMNGQKVIVVHPKYTSQTCPKCGHIEKANRNKKLHTFKCKNCQYQSNDDRIGAMNLHRKGSEHIGVVTTGA from the coding sequence ATGTCAACTATTACTGCAAAAATACAAATCTATGTTTCTGACAATCAAGATGAAAGTCTAAGGGAAACAACTAATGCTTATCGCAAGGCTTGCAACTGGTTATCGAAGCACATATTCGAAACAAAAAAACTAAATCAAGCAAAACTTAACGACTTATATTATTCTGATTTGCGAAATCAATTTGGACTAAAAAGCCAAATGGCTCAATCTGTAATGAAAACTGTAATCGCTCGCTACAAGTCAGCTAAATCAAATGGACACGAATGGTCTTTGATTGAATTTAAACTACTAGAATATGATCTTGTTTGGAATCGTGATTACTCACTAACTAAAGATCAATTTAGTGTAAACACTCTAAATGGTCGCATAAAGCTAAATTACGAGCGCAAGGCTATGAAGAAATACTTCAATGGTACTTGGAAATTCGGTACTGCTAAATTAGTACATAAGTACAAGAAGTGGTTCTTACATATCCCGATGACAAAAGAATACAAAGAGCTAGAATTCGCAAATGTAAATCATATCGTCGGTATTGATTTAGGCATTAATTTCCTTGCTACTACTTATGATAGTCAAGGTAAAACCACTTTTTACAACGGAAACATAGTAAAACATAAGCGTGGTACGTTTAAAGATACTCGCAAACAATTACAAATGCGACAAACACCATCTGCTCGTAAAAAAATAAAACAAATTGGTTCAAGAGAAAACCGTTATGTAACTGATATAAATCACCAAATTACAAAGGCACTCGTTGATAAATACCCTAGAGGTACAATGTTTGTTTTAGAAGAATTGACTGGTGTTCGTTCTGCAACAGAAAAAGTGCGTGTGAAAAATCGCTATGTTTCTGTGTCTTGGGCTTTTTACCAGTTTCGTCAAATGCTTGAATATAAAGCTCAAATGAATGGGCAGAAAGTAATTGTTGTACACCCAAAATATACTTCTCAAACTTGCCCTAAATGTGGACACATTGAGAAAGCAAACCGTAATAAAAAGCTACACACGTTTAAGTGCAAAAATTGTCAATACCAATCAAACGATGATCGTATTGGTGCTATGAATCTACACCGTAAAGGCAGTGAACATATTGGTGTAGTTACCACAGGGGCATGA
- a CDS encoding FdhF/YdeP family oxidoreductase, with product MGNTKHTGPIKLNKKPMPKHWVSKVPFGLGKVKPKHIRDTMKVVWNNKDNLSYASKILTKGVCDGCALGVSGLYDQTLAGPHICTTRLNVLRLNTMPAMKPEVVHADIDELRKYSSAELRELGRIPYPLIRRPGERKFSRIDWDEAMDMVADKMKQLDPKQYSFFLTSRGITNESYYVAAKVARYLGTNHIDNASRICHSPSKTALKRSLGFGASSCSYKDWIGSDVIVFWGSVAANNQPVSTKYMYAAKRRGAKIIGINPYREPTMEKYWIPSVAESALFGTKLADDFYQVNIGGDIAFMHGIMKHWLAMEEAEPGSAIDHGFVQEHVNGFEELKANVEKQTWDQIVESSGVSQERIIELAELLAHSQSGIFVWSLGLTMHTFASDNISQVANLALLRGFIGRENCGVIPIRGHSSVQGSGEMGADPFVLPGGDFEQSNIERIEKLWEFDLPKWQGDVLGVTLENILLPDDHERKVKLYYLSGGNFLETMPDPNFVEKALSELDIRVHQDIIFNTSTLVDAKEAVIVLPAKTRYEQEGGGTSTSTERMVYYSPKIDGNSQQVEEARTEWKIYVDLAKRVKPESSHLIDFKNAQDIRDEIAVANPNYDGIQHLKEQGDVFQWGGAWLCEDGVFPTSDGKGRLIPVEIPDLNKSTGDFYVTTRRGKQFNSMVYNETDPVNAAERFDVLMNEEDAKKLSITEGEQVVVYNQHGVFQGRAKFIDIAKGNLEVYFPEGNFLLPKGVYEEHAKIPSYNVAVKLEKAERFNARKDREYLGKDEEDLEFEEMRDNA from the coding sequence ATGGGGAACACAAAACATACAGGACCGATTAAATTAAATAAAAAACCGATGCCTAAACATTGGGTGAGTAAAGTGCCTTTTGGTCTAGGAAAAGTAAAGCCAAAGCACATTCGCGATACGATGAAAGTGGTCTGGAATAATAAAGATAATTTATCCTATGCATCAAAGATTTTAACGAAAGGAGTGTGTGACGGGTGCGCCCTCGGTGTATCTGGCCTTTATGACCAAACGCTTGCAGGTCCGCATATTTGTACAACGCGATTAAATGTCTTGCGTTTGAACACAATGCCTGCGATGAAGCCTGAAGTCGTTCATGCGGATATTGATGAGTTGCGTAAATATTCGAGTGCTGAGCTTCGTGAGTTAGGGCGTATTCCTTACCCATTGATTCGCAGGCCTGGAGAAAGAAAGTTTTCTCGCATTGACTGGGATGAAGCGATGGATATGGTTGCTGATAAGATGAAGCAATTAGACCCGAAGCAATATAGCTTTTTCTTAACGTCGCGAGGAATTACCAATGAATCCTATTATGTTGCAGCCAAGGTGGCTCGTTATTTAGGGACAAACCATATCGATAATGCCTCTCGCATTTGCCATTCACCATCAAAAACGGCGTTAAAGCGTTCGCTAGGGTTCGGTGCATCGAGCTGTAGCTATAAAGATTGGATCGGCTCCGATGTGATTGTCTTCTGGGGTTCTGTCGCTGCCAATAACCAACCGGTATCAACTAAGTACATGTATGCAGCTAAACGAAGAGGAGCAAAAATCATTGGTATTAACCCTTACAGAGAGCCGACGATGGAAAAGTATTGGATTCCGTCAGTGGCAGAATCGGCTTTGTTCGGAACAAAGCTTGCCGATGACTTTTATCAAGTGAATATCGGTGGAGATATTGCCTTTATGCACGGAATAATGAAGCATTGGTTGGCTATGGAGGAAGCTGAACCTGGATCAGCGATTGATCATGGTTTTGTTCAAGAGCATGTGAACGGTTTTGAGGAGTTAAAAGCAAATGTCGAGAAACAAACATGGGACCAAATTGTAGAGTCATCAGGGGTTAGCCAGGAACGGATCATTGAATTAGCGGAGCTGCTTGCTCATAGCCAATCGGGTATTTTCGTTTGGTCATTAGGGTTAACGATGCATACATTTGCCTCTGATAACATTTCACAAGTTGCAAATCTTGCGTTATTAAGAGGGTTTATCGGAAGAGAAAACTGCGGAGTGATACCGATTCGTGGCCACTCTAGTGTCCAAGGCAGCGGTGAGATGGGAGCAGATCCATTCGTCCTTCCTGGCGGCGATTTCGAACAGTCCAACATTGAGCGAATTGAAAAGCTATGGGAATTTGACCTTCCGAAGTGGCAAGGAGATGTATTAGGAGTCACACTTGAAAACATCCTCCTCCCAGACGATCATGAACGCAAGGTTAAACTTTATTATCTATCAGGTGGTAATTTCCTTGAAACGATGCCAGATCCGAATTTCGTTGAAAAGGCACTATCTGAATTAGATATCCGTGTTCATCAAGACATTATCTTTAATACATCAACGTTAGTGGATGCAAAGGAAGCGGTCATTGTTCTCCCTGCGAAAACTCGTTATGAACAAGAAGGAGGAGGAACATCGACATCTACGGAAAGAATGGTCTACTACTCTCCTAAAATTGACGGGAATAGCCAGCAAGTCGAAGAAGCCCGAACAGAATGGAAGATCTATGTTGATCTTGCCAAACGGGTCAAGCCGGAGTCTTCTCACTTGATTGACTTTAAAAACGCACAAGATATACGTGATGAAATCGCAGTCGCTAATCCGAACTATGACGGCATTCAACATTTAAAAGAACAAGGTGATGTCTTCCAATGGGGAGGGGCTTGGCTATGTGAAGATGGTGTATTCCCAACCTCTGATGGAAAAGGACGTTTGATTCCAGTTGAAATCCCTGATTTAAACAAAAGTACGGGCGATTTCTACGTGACAACGAGACGCGGAAAGCAATTTAATTCAATGGTCTATAATGAAACCGATCCTGTTAATGCCGCTGAACGCTTCGACGTCCTCATGAACGAAGAAGATGCGAAAAAACTGAGTATCACAGAAGGTGAACAAGTCGTCGTTTATAACCAACATGGCGTTTTTCAAGGGCGTGCGAAGTTTATCGATATCGCCAAAGGCAATTTAGAAGTCTATTTTCCAGAAGGAAACTTTTTGTTACCGAAAGGCGTGTATGAAGAGCACGCAAAAATACCAAGCTACAATGTCGCTGTGAAATTGGAAAAAGCTGAACGCTTTAACGCTCGAAAAGACAGAGAATACCTAGGAAAAGATGAAGAAGACCTAGAATTTGAAGAAATGAGAGATAATGCATAA
- a CDS encoding DUF2294 domain-containing protein — MNKYEAEFSNIVRTFRKQHMGKGPSKITTTFCKNWAICEMEGNLSPVEKFIASTSDGKQMLRSARTEMVKDIYKQHPPVEMEEFLQSRFIELFVDINIERDFGMSIFVFDQDIEQKFSNQNK, encoded by the coding sequence ATGAATAAATATGAAGCAGAGTTTAGTAATATTGTTCGTACATTTCGAAAACAGCACATGGGAAAAGGTCCGAGCAAAATTACCACAACTTTTTGCAAAAATTGGGCGATATGTGAAATGGAAGGGAACTTGTCTCCTGTTGAAAAATTCATCGCGAGCACGTCTGATGGTAAGCAAATGCTGCGATCAGCTCGAACGGAAATGGTCAAGGATATATATAAGCAACACCCCCCAGTTGAAATGGAAGAGTTCTTACAAAGTAGGTTTATCGAGCTCTTTGTTGATATTAATATAGAACGTGATTTTGGAATGTCTATTTTTGTATTTGATCAAGACATTGAACAGAAATTTTCGAACCAAAATAAATAG
- the fdhD gene encoding formate dehydrogenase accessory sulfurtransferase FdhD produces MTQKISLKRPIVQYSDNQFQSVEDEIATEFPLTIYVNNDEFATIVCTPTFIKEMVIGFLASEGIIRFLSDIKNININEKRGLAYVNLYASQITNQHYYAKRFIGSCCGKSRQFYFYNDTKTAKTSKSTTTITPQQCISLMRQLQEKSNVFKKTGGVHNAALSTPSEMIVTHTDIGRHNALDKLYGHCLLNQIPVRDKILTFSGRISSEVLTKAAKIGVGIILSKSAPTDLAIKLADDLNITAVGFIRGNSFNVYSHSYRIVESTL; encoded by the coding sequence ATGACTCAAAAAATTAGTTTAAAACGACCGATTGTTCAGTATAGTGATAATCAATTTCAAAGTGTTGAGGACGAAATCGCAACCGAATTTCCGTTAACGATTTATGTGAATAATGATGAGTTTGCAACCATCGTATGTACCCCTACTTTTATAAAAGAAATGGTCATTGGGTTTCTGGCTTCAGAAGGAATTATACGCTTTCTAAGTGATATAAAAAACATCAACATCAATGAGAAACGCGGATTGGCCTATGTCAATTTGTATGCTTCCCAAATCACCAATCAACACTATTACGCGAAACGTTTCATTGGTTCGTGTTGCGGAAAAAGCAGGCAGTTTTACTTTTACAATGATACAAAAACAGCGAAAACATCGAAATCAACAACGACAATTACACCACAGCAATGCATATCGTTAATGAGACAGTTACAAGAAAAAAGTAACGTTTTCAAAAAAACGGGTGGGGTTCATAATGCGGCATTATCAACGCCAAGTGAAATGATTGTCACACACACCGACATCGGTCGGCACAATGCTTTAGATAAACTCTATGGCCATTGCCTTCTAAATCAAATCCCTGTACGAGATAAAATCTTAACCTTTAGTGGTAGAATTTCTTCAGAAGTATTAACGAAAGCAGCAAAAATTGGCGTTGGGATCATCTTATCAAAATCCGCACCAACCGACTTGGCGATCAAATTAGCTGATGACCTCAATATTACCGCTGTCGGATTTATCCGGGGGAACTCTTTCAACGTCTATTCACATTCATATCGAATTGTTGAATCCACCTTGTAA
- a CDS encoding 3-hydroxyacyl-CoA dehydrogenase family protein, giving the protein MTINQVGVVGSGTMGGAIAHVAAISGYEVVLCDVDQAFLERAISRMEAFMNKSIEKGKMSSDQKADILNRITCTTNLQDFHQSQVVIEAIIEDLEAKKDIFKQLDEILPSNSIIASNTSSMSITDLAAVTNRPEQVAGMHFFNPPQIMKLVEVVRGYSTSDQTVEQLKDLSQKLGKEPIEVKKDTPGFIVNRIMIPQFIEAVRLVEEGVATPEDIDKAVTLGLNYPMGPFTLQDYAGVDIGLHVMDYFYDEFKDNRFAAPLTLRNLVRAGRVGKKAGAGWFDYNK; this is encoded by the coding sequence ATGACGATAAATCAAGTTGGAGTTGTAGGATCAGGAACAATGGGAGGAGCGATTGCTCATGTAGCTGCCATTTCTGGCTATGAGGTTGTTCTATGTGATGTTGATCAAGCATTTTTAGAGCGTGCCATCAGTCGTATGGAAGCGTTTATGAATAAATCAATTGAAAAAGGAAAAATGTCTAGTGATCAAAAGGCAGACATTTTAAACCGAATTACATGCACGACGAACTTACAAGACTTTCATCAATCACAAGTTGTGATTGAAGCGATTATCGAGGACCTAGAAGCTAAGAAAGATATCTTTAAGCAGCTTGATGAAATTTTGCCGTCTAATTCTATCATTGCATCTAACACGTCATCCATGTCAATCACTGATCTAGCCGCTGTAACGAATCGACCTGAACAAGTAGCTGGCATGCATTTCTTTAATCCGCCTCAAATTATGAAACTAGTTGAAGTTGTCAGAGGATATAGCACTAGTGACCAAACCGTCGAACAGCTAAAAGATTTATCTCAAAAATTAGGAAAAGAGCCGATCGAAGTTAAAAAGGATACCCCAGGATTTATTGTGAACCGTATTATGATTCCACAATTTATTGAAGCCGTTCGTTTAGTTGAAGAAGGAGTCGCAACACCTGAGGATATCGATAAGGCGGTAACACTTGGTCTGAATTATCCAATGGGGCCATTTACATTGCAAGATTATGCGGGGGTCGATATCGGTTTACACGTCATGGATTATTTTTACGATGAATTTAAAGACAACCGCTTTGCTGCACCACTCACTCTTCGCAATTTAGTTCGTGCAGGTCGTGTTGGTAAAAAGGCTGGTGCCGGTTGGTTCGATTACAATAAATAG
- a CDS encoding enoyl-CoA hydratase/isomerase family protein has product MSMETLQYVVGENHVATVYLNRPPYNPLNRQLFKELGFIMDEIEQDPNVKAVIITGNGGAFAAGADIHDMMKLNGSEILDMCQLSRTALDKVESLSKPVIAAVNGLALGGGCELTLACDFRICSNNTKFGLPEINLGIIPGGGGTQRLQRLIGQAKAKELLYFGETIDAEQALAAGLVSKIVELDQLLPEAEQWAQKLADKSTVAMRMMKKSVNSGSSADLHTALDLETACFGNAFASEDRQEGMNSFIEKRKPQFVGR; this is encoded by the coding sequence ATGAGTATGGAAACATTGCAATACGTTGTAGGCGAAAACCATGTTGCGACGGTGTATTTAAATCGCCCACCTTATAACCCTCTGAACAGACAACTTTTTAAAGAGCTCGGTTTCATTATGGATGAAATTGAACAAGACCCCAACGTAAAAGCTGTCATCATTACGGGTAACGGTGGTGCTTTTGCAGCTGGTGCAGATATTCACGATATGATGAAATTGAACGGCTCTGAAATATTAGATATGTGTCAGCTGTCACGAACAGCTCTAGATAAAGTTGAATCTCTTTCAAAACCCGTGATTGCAGCGGTGAATGGTCTTGCCCTTGGCGGCGGATGCGAACTCACATTGGCTTGTGACTTTAGAATTTGTTCAAATAATACAAAGTTTGGTTTACCAGAAATTAACCTCGGCATTATCCCAGGTGGTGGTGGTACACAACGCTTGCAACGACTCATCGGTCAAGCCAAAGCAAAAGAACTCCTCTACTTTGGAGAAACGATTGATGCAGAGCAAGCGCTAGCAGCTGGACTTGTTAGTAAAATCGTTGAATTGGATCAGTTACTTCCTGAAGCAGAACAATGGGCGCAAAAATTGGCCGATAAATCAACAGTTGCCATGCGTATGATGAAGAAATCGGTAAATAGCGGATCTAGCGCTGATTTACATACAGCCTTAGACCTTGAAACGGCTTGTTTTGGAAATGCGTTTGCCAGTGAAGATCGACAAGAAGGTATGAATTCATTTATTGAAAAACGAAAGCCACAATTTGTAGGTCGATAA
- a CDS encoding acetyl-CoA C-acetyltransferase: MKNNDILVIEGARTAFTEFGGSFRNVSAIDLATTSSKEALKKSGVEAEEVDNVVIGNVIQSSSDAIYTGRHVGLKAGVPQNVPGLTVNRLCGSGLQAIVNAAQSIKLGESSVAIAGGTENMSQVPHVIRGARWGVPLGKAPMEDYLWEALYDPYGDCTMALTAENLAEKYGISREEIDEFAVNSHQRAIDAIEGGRFSEEIVPYTIKKRKKDIVIDQDEHPRQTTAESLAKLPARFKKDGVVTAGNASGINDGAASLIVTSSDYAQQRNLKPVARLVSWAVVGVDPQYMGIGPAPAIQKALANADLSVEDLDLIEINEAFAAQYLACQKELGFNPEIGNVNGGAVALGHPLGASGARISLSLIYELRRRNKRYGASALCIGGGQGIAAIWECL, from the coding sequence ATGAAAAACAATGATATTTTGGTCATCGAAGGTGCACGAACAGCCTTTACTGAATTCGGAGGTTCATTTCGTAATGTGAGCGCTATAGACCTAGCAACAACGAGTAGCAAAGAAGCATTGAAAAAATCAGGTGTTGAGGCTGAGGAAGTCGACAATGTCGTGATTGGAAATGTGATTCAATCTAGCTCGGATGCCATTTATACAGGTCGACACGTCGGCTTAAAAGCTGGGGTCCCACAGAACGTCCCTGGTCTGACTGTGAATCGCTTATGCGGGTCTGGACTACAAGCCATTGTGAATGCAGCACAATCAATCAAATTAGGTGAATCATCCGTTGCTATTGCTGGTGGTACTGAAAATATGAGCCAAGTCCCACATGTCATTCGCGGAGCACGTTGGGGGGTTCCATTAGGCAAAGCACCGATGGAAGACTATTTATGGGAAGCACTATATGATCCTTATGGCGACTGCACAATGGCCTTAACAGCTGAAAATCTAGCAGAAAAATACGGCATTTCAAGAGAGGAAATTGATGAGTTTGCCGTTAACAGTCATCAAAGAGCAATTGATGCGATTGAAGGTGGACGATTTTCAGAAGAGATTGTTCCGTATACGATCAAAAAACGAAAAAAGGACATCGTCATTGATCAAGATGAACACCCACGTCAAACAACAGCTGAATCATTAGCGAAATTACCTGCCCGGTTTAAAAAGGATGGCGTCGTTACTGCAGGAAATGCCAGTGGTATTAACGATGGGGCAGCTTCCTTAATTGTCACATCGTCCGATTACGCACAACAACGAAACTTAAAACCGGTGGCTAGACTCGTCTCTTGGGCAGTTGTCGGCGTAGATCCTCAATATATGGGAATCGGGCCAGCTCCAGCCATTCAAAAAGCGTTAGCGAATGCTGATTTATCCGTCGAGGATTTAGATTTAATTGAAATCAACGAAGCATTTGCTGCTCAATACCTCGCTTGTCAAAAAGAGCTTGGCTTTAATCCTGAAATCGGAAATGTTAACGGTGGTGCCGTTGCGTTAGGTCACCCACTTGGAGCAAGTGGAGCAAGAATCTCGCTTTCTCTTATTTATGAACTACGCCGTAGAAACAAGCGATACGGGGCTTCGGCATTATGCATCGGAGGCGGGCAAGGAATCGCAGCCATTTGGGAGTGTTTGTAA